From Marivirga harenae, one genomic window encodes:
- a CDS encoding ECF-type sigma factor: MVNHGEITQLLVQVNQGDINAYNKIFPVIYSELRHIAHRIRFQYFGIETLNTTAIVHEAYLKIINSEASWNSRAHFYGVAGKAMRHILLNAARRKNAIKRGRDAQHICFEEWEEKINLSDDCSDELLKLDEVLNELEKKDSKHVKIVECRFFANMTIEETATVLDVSPSTVKRNWQVIKAWIYSQIQAKKTA; the protein is encoded by the coding sequence ATGGTAAATCACGGAGAGATAACACAGTTACTGGTTCAAGTAAATCAAGGGGATATCAATGCCTATAATAAGATATTTCCTGTTATTTACAGCGAACTACGTCATATTGCCCACAGGATTCGATTTCAGTATTTCGGGATAGAGACTTTGAATACCACTGCGATAGTGCACGAAGCTTACCTGAAAATAATAAATTCAGAAGCCAGCTGGAATAGTCGGGCGCATTTCTATGGCGTGGCCGGAAAGGCAATGAGACATATTTTGCTAAATGCAGCTCGAAGAAAGAATGCTATTAAACGTGGACGGGATGCACAACACATTTGCTTTGAAGAGTGGGAAGAAAAGATTAACTTATCAGATGATTGTTCAGATGAATTGTTGAAATTGGATGAAGTATTGAATGAACTCGAAAAGAAAGACAGCAAGCATGTGAAAATAGTGGAGTGTAGGTTTTTTGCCAATATGACTATTGAAGAAACAGCAACAGTACTTGACGTATCACCATCCACTGTTAAAAGAAATTGGCAGGTAATAAAAGCCTGGATATATAGTCAGATCCAAGCTAAGAAAACGGCTTAA
- a CDS encoding protein kinase domain-containing protein — MGYSWSELEDIFQNALKMPASEREIYVKNHANDNQRLEQTVLMMLRDAENADQYFDKLQKGIADGLEEKQEDIYQAGDKIDKYKIIEPIGRGGMGQVFLAERNDRQFEQKVAIKCFSADEVKDNFFENFRNEQQFLANLNHAAIAHILDGGVTDEGIHYIIMEYVDGLPVNEYLKSSSLNTGERLQLFIKICDAINYAHNRLILHLDIKPSNILINEEGHVKLLDFGIAQKIGNRLQKQVQKATPFYAAPEQLKLGDITIATDIFQLGILLHIIISAENPLKPSEDNPYDRKVKLSQSIDQELLAIINVCLSESSECRYVSVSALIEDVKNYLNKFPVKVYSKKWSYRAKKFTDRNKIKITLSALLVISLLSGLIISSYQSKIAQENEQKALKTSEFLLDIFRNADPVQTEGGLTVKDILDNSSKSVELKFDDKEFKLDLYDRLINIYTNVYLWNDSKKLAEKVLRDYKDINTKSKLNIMSTLAGNYRELSEYQKADSVFGLLLSKIQDPKENLPLDFKIENILALAKSQQIQGKYDSALHFIHQANSLINDDMFDKDKADIFNHYASVYKDLSKLDTAAFYQKNAIRILEAHHTPEHQTALAVYYNNQGNLFKDMSLYDSAIASFEHSLSLKRKIASKANLDIAITYSNLGGVHYKKKNYDSASSYLNRAIEIFSTQLEPSNNFIISTRYSLANIYYNQRNFQKALFEYQEVLAADTANFGLDHPYIADDYISLSNCYIGLKQMDKAFGLLKKAEGIIEAKFDKSHQKTSYLYNKFGQFYEEQKNYAMAQMYFQESYTLVEQYLGEDHRYTKLYKKDVERITKLMIGKIENL; from the coding sequence ATGGGATATTCTTGGAGTGAATTGGAAGATATCTTCCAAAATGCATTGAAAATGCCTGCTTCAGAGCGGGAAATTTATGTAAAAAATCATGCTAATGATAATCAGCGATTGGAGCAAACCGTCCTGATGATGCTAAGAGATGCAGAAAATGCAGATCAATATTTTGATAAACTTCAGAAAGGTATAGCTGACGGCTTAGAGGAGAAACAGGAAGATATTTATCAAGCTGGTGATAAAATTGATAAATATAAGATTATCGAACCCATAGGCCGAGGTGGTATGGGACAGGTTTTTTTAGCCGAAAGAAATGACCGTCAATTTGAACAAAAAGTTGCTATTAAATGCTTCTCTGCTGATGAGGTCAAAGATAATTTCTTCGAGAATTTCCGAAATGAACAGCAATTTTTAGCCAATCTTAATCATGCTGCTATTGCTCACATTTTAGATGGCGGGGTTACTGATGAAGGCATCCATTATATCATTATGGAATATGTCGATGGCTTACCTGTTAATGAATACCTAAAATCATCTTCTTTAAACACAGGTGAAAGACTTCAACTTTTTATTAAAATATGTGATGCTATTAATTATGCTCATAATAGGCTGATTCTACATTTAGATATAAAACCATCAAATATTTTAATTAATGAAGAAGGACATGTTAAGCTATTAGACTTTGGGATTGCCCAAAAGATTGGCAATAGACTGCAAAAACAGGTGCAAAAAGCTACACCCTTTTATGCGGCTCCTGAGCAGCTTAAATTGGGAGACATCACGATAGCAACTGATATCTTTCAGTTAGGAATTTTATTACATATTATTATTTCCGCTGAAAATCCGTTAAAGCCTAGTGAAGATAATCCTTATGATCGCAAGGTCAAACTATCACAATCCATTGATCAGGAATTGCTAGCTATCATTAATGTTTGTTTAAGTGAGTCCTCCGAATGTCGATATGTTTCAGTCTCTGCTTTAATAGAGGATGTCAAGAATTACCTGAATAAGTTTCCGGTTAAGGTTTATTCTAAGAAATGGTCTTATCGGGCCAAAAAGTTTACTGACAGAAATAAGATTAAAATTACACTTTCTGCCTTATTAGTTATATCGTTGCTATCGGGGCTTATTATTTCTTCTTATCAGTCTAAGATAGCACAAGAAAACGAACAAAAAGCGCTTAAAACAAGCGAATTTCTATTGGATATTTTTAGAAATGCTGACCCCGTTCAAACAGAGGGAGGGTTGACTGTAAAAGATATTTTAGATAATAGTAGCAAGAGTGTTGAGTTGAAGTTTGACGACAAAGAATTTAAGCTTGATCTCTATGATAGGTTAATAAATATTTATACCAATGTTTACCTATGGAACGATTCTAAGAAACTTGCGGAAAAAGTTTTAAGAGATTACAAAGATATCAATACAAAAAGTAAATTGAATATTATGAGTACCCTTGCCGGCAATTATCGTGAATTGTCGGAGTATCAAAAGGCAGATTCAGTTTTTGGATTGTTACTGTCGAAAATTCAGGACCCAAAAGAAAATTTACCATTAGATTTTAAAATAGAAAATATCTTAGCCCTTGCAAAGTCGCAGCAAATTCAAGGTAAATATGATTCTGCTCTGCATTTTATCCATCAAGCAAATAGTTTGATAAATGACGATATGTTTGATAAGGATAAAGCTGATATATTCAATCATTATGCATCTGTCTATAAAGATTTATCGAAATTAGATACAGCGGCCTTTTATCAAAAAAATGCAATCCGTATTTTAGAGGCGCACCATACACCTGAGCACCAAACTGCACTTGCTGTTTACTACAATAATCAGGGAAATTTATTTAAAGATATGTCTCTGTATGATTCAGCAATTGCTTCCTTTGAACATTCCCTAAGTCTCAAAAGAAAAATAGCTTCGAAAGCAAATCTTGACATAGCAATTACCTATAGTAATTTAGGAGGGGTACATTACAAGAAGAAGAATTATGACAGCGCCTCTTCTTACCTGAACAGAGCAATAGAAATCTTTAGTACTCAGTTAGAACCGAGTAATAATTTTATAATATCCACACGATATAGTTTAGCGAATATATATTATAATCAAAGGAACTTTCAAAAGGCGTTATTTGAATACCAGGAAGTACTAGCAGCAGATACTGCAAATTTCGGCTTGGATCATCCCTATATCGCGGATGATTATATTTCCTTATCAAATTGTTATATAGGTTTGAAGCAGATGGATAAGGCATTTGGGTTGCTCAAAAAAGCGGAAGGTATTATTGAGGCTAAATTTGATAAGAGTCATCAGAAGACTTCTTATTTATACAATAAATTCGGGCAGTTTTATGAGGAGCAGAAAAATTACGCTATGGCTCAAATGTATTTTCAGGAATCGTATACTTTAGTCGAACAGTATTTGGGAGAGGATCATCGCTATACTAAGCTGTACAAAAAAGATGTCGAGCGAATTACTAAGCTAATGATTGGTAAAATTGAAAATCTTTAA
- a CDS encoding chloride channel protein encodes MNFKGLLLKFLIWRVKHVSTTNFVIITSGVIGIIAGLAAVTLKESVHILQNFLTRDFQQEFGNYLYLSYPLVGIVLTLLLSKYILKEKLGHGITDILYSISKKSSIVKRTKTFSRMLTSTLTVGFGGSVGLEAPIVVTGSAIGSNIGRLVHLNYKQRTLLIGCGSAGAISAIFNSPIAGVIFSIEVILAEVTISSFIPLLIASVCGALVSLTLLGDDVLFSFNLTDEFIAADTPFYIFLGIFTGMVALYFTKVVGKVEGLIKNVKGDLNRAILGGVALGFLIFILPPLYGEGYDTITKLLDGNAQSILNNSLFFDEVESFFLLVLFAAGIILVKPVATALTIGSGGSGGIFAPSLFLGGVTGFLFAYLINKLGITDPISLSNFTLVGMSGVMSGVLHAPLTAIFLIAEITSGYTLFVPLMIVSAISYSTISYFEKYSMYTKPLVEKGDLIYHDKDRQVLSLIDLKKVIETDLLTIDPDATLGELVDLVRFSKRNIFPVVNKDRELMGIVTLDDIREIMFDEESRKNIIVNTLMHSPPTFVTGKESMRSVMMKFEKTGAWNLPVLEDGQYEGFVSKSRIFNAYRKKLIRQQIE; translated from the coding sequence ATGAATTTTAAAGGCCTTTTGCTTAAGTTTCTCATTTGGCGCGTAAAGCATGTCAGCACCACCAACTTTGTAATCATTACAAGTGGTGTGATTGGGATTATAGCTGGATTAGCAGCTGTAACACTTAAGGAAAGTGTGCATATTCTTCAAAATTTCTTGACCCGGGATTTTCAACAGGAATTTGGAAATTATTTGTACTTAAGTTACCCGCTTGTGGGGATTGTTTTGACGCTCCTTTTATCAAAGTATATTCTTAAAGAAAAGCTAGGGCATGGAATAACTGATATTCTTTATTCGATTTCCAAGAAGTCAAGTATTGTAAAGCGGACCAAAACATTTTCAAGAATGCTGACAAGTACTTTGACTGTAGGATTTGGGGGATCTGTGGGCTTAGAGGCACCTATTGTAGTGACAGGATCTGCTATTGGGTCTAATATTGGTAGATTAGTTCATTTGAATTATAAGCAGCGAACACTTTTGATTGGCTGTGGCTCCGCGGGTGCAATATCAGCTATATTTAATTCGCCTATTGCCGGTGTCATCTTTAGCATTGAAGTAATTTTGGCAGAGGTGACAATTAGTTCATTCATCCCGCTTTTAATTGCTTCCGTTTGTGGAGCCTTGGTTTCTTTAACTTTATTAGGTGATGATGTTTTATTCTCATTCAATCTGACTGATGAATTTATTGCGGCTGACACCCCCTTTTATATTTTTTTAGGGATTTTTACGGGGATGGTAGCCCTCTATTTTACAAAAGTTGTTGGTAAAGTGGAAGGCTTGATTAAGAATGTAAAAGGTGATTTAAATAGGGCGATTTTGGGTGGTGTTGCTTTAGGTTTTTTGATTTTTATACTTCCACCCTTATATGGTGAGGGGTATGATACTATAACTAAGCTATTGGATGGTAATGCTCAAAGCATTCTGAACAATAGCTTATTTTTTGATGAGGTGGAATCATTCTTTCTATTGGTTTTATTTGCGGCAGGAATTATATTAGTAAAGCCTGTAGCCACAGCTCTGACCATTGGTTCAGGTGGAAGTGGAGGGATATTTGCCCCTTCTTTGTTCTTAGGGGGGGTAACTGGATTTTTATTTGCTTATTTGATTAATAAACTAGGAATTACAGACCCAATCAGTTTGAGCAATTTTACTCTAGTTGGAATGAGTGGAGTAATGAGTGGAGTTTTGCATGCCCCACTAACAGCTATTTTCCTGATTGCAGAAATTACTAGTGGTTATACCTTATTTGTTCCGTTAATGATTGTTTCCGCAATCTCATACAGTACAATCTCGTATTTTGAAAAATATTCGATGTACACCAAACCATTAGTAGAAAAGGGAGATTTGATTTATCATGATAAGGATAGACAGGTTTTAAGTTTGATAGATTTGAAAAAAGTCATTGAAACAGATCTCTTAACTATAGACCCAGATGCCACCCTGGGAGAATTGGTAGATTTAGTAAGGTTCTCTAAAAGAAATATTTTTCCTGTGGTTAATAAGGATCGGGAATTAATGGGGATTGTTACTTTGGATGATATTCGTGAGATTATGTTTGATGAGGAATCTCGAAAAAATATTATTGTTAATACCCTAATGCACAGCCCACCTACCTTTGTTACCGGAAAGGAAAGTATGCGTTCTGTAATGATGAAGTTTGAAAAAACAGGTGCTTGGAACTTACCTGTACTGGAAGATGGCCAGTATGAAGGATTCGTTTCTAAATCTAGAATTTTCAATGCCTACCGTAAAAAGTTGATTAGACAACAGATAGAATAG
- a CDS encoding RNA polymerase sigma factor, translating to MNNQKTMLDDSQLVGQYINGNEVAFEELVNRHKSRIFTTIYMIVKDHYVAEDLMQEVFIKAIRTLKSGRYNEEGKFLPWILRIAHNLAIDRFRKNKRYPTIVMDDGNSVFETLEFAEGNFEDIQMKKDVHKSLRKLIAELPEAQKQVLIMRHYMDMSFKEISDQTGVSINTALGRMRYALINLRKKMQQYNIAYDQNFYS from the coding sequence ATGAATAATCAAAAAACAATGCTGGACGACAGCCAATTGGTCGGTCAGTATATCAATGGTAATGAAGTAGCGTTTGAAGAATTAGTAAACCGCCACAAGTCAAGAATTTTCACTACTATCTACATGATTGTTAAAGATCATTATGTAGCTGAGGATCTAATGCAAGAAGTTTTCATTAAGGCTATACGAACTTTGAAATCTGGTCGTTATAACGAGGAAGGTAAATTTTTGCCCTGGATTTTGAGAATTGCACATAATTTAGCAATTGATAGGTTCCGGAAAAATAAAAGATACCCTACCATCGTTATGGATGATGGAAATAGTGTATTCGAAACCCTCGAATTTGCTGAAGGCAATTTTGAGGACATTCAAATGAAGAAAGATGTACATAAATCGCTTCGCAAATTGATAGCGGAATTACCTGAAGCACAAAAGCAAGTGCTGATCATGCGCCATTATATGGACATGAGCTTTAAGGAAATTTCGGATCAAACCGGAGTGAGCATCAATACTGCATTAGGTCGAATGCGCTATGCCCTCATTAATTTGAGGAAAAAGATGCAACAATATAATATAGCCTATGACCAAAATTTTTACTCATGA
- a CDS encoding carotenoid biosynthesis protein — protein sequence MKKAVLSVVANLKSKPIVGIIIISAFYFFGVIGILSANREWFVEKTAFNLSLSFVVLIMYQNHYKFSLIWAFVFCYVVGFLAEYLGVNFGLIFGDYYYPKTLGPQLGGVPVIIGINWFLITFCVASLIFPLKTNVFLKILLATITTVIIDVLIEPVAMELNFWNWENNEVPLQNYVGWAIVSFLIFSFYFLIKIPLRNKMSIVLLFWQVVFFVVLNLFLVKNYWA from the coding sequence ATGAAAAAAGCAGTTTTAAGTGTGGTAGCAAATTTGAAATCCAAACCGATAGTTGGGATTATTATAATTTCTGCCTTCTATTTTTTTGGGGTAATCGGAATTCTGTCTGCTAACAGAGAGTGGTTTGTTGAGAAAACGGCCTTTAACTTATCCTTGTCTTTTGTAGTACTTATCATGTATCAGAATCACTACAAGTTTTCTTTAATTTGGGCTTTTGTATTTTGTTATGTGGTTGGCTTCTTAGCAGAATACCTAGGAGTTAACTTTGGATTGATATTCGGTGATTACTATTACCCTAAAACCTTGGGGCCACAATTAGGTGGTGTGCCCGTGATAATCGGTATCAATTGGTTTCTCATAACTTTTTGCGTAGCATCATTAATATTTCCCCTTAAAACTAATGTATTCTTAAAAATATTATTAGCCACTATTACAACAGTCATAATTGACGTTCTAATTGAACCTGTAGCTATGGAATTGAATTTTTGGAATTGGGAAAATAATGAGGTGCCGTTACAGAATTACGTAGGATGGGCGATAGTTTCGTTCTTAATTTTCAGTTTTTATTTCCTCATTAAGATTCCACTAAGGAATAAAATGTCTATCGTCTTATTATTTTGGCAGGTGGTCTTTTTTGTGGTTTTAAATCTGTTTTTAGTAAAAAATTATTGGGCATAA
- the crtD gene encoding 1-hydroxycarotenoid 3,4-desaturase CrtD, translating into MKAVIVGAGIGGLATSIRLAKKGYEVEVFEQNNYLGGKLSVFEQEGFRFDAGPSLFTLPELVDDLVALQSEESTIKFPYKKLDESCRYFWEDGKRLTAYTSPKKFALEVEQVLGVPVKVVTDYIKNAEFKYEKSAKIFLEKSLHKRSTFLSKEILPALLSIYKFGLFESMNQVNESKLKHPKLVQLFNRFATYNGSSPYQAPGILTSIANLELNRGTFYPENGMYQITHTLAQVAESLGVKIHFNAGVEKILVENKVAKGIVVNGKISSADLVVSNMDIYPTYKKLLSDQKQPENILNQERSSSALIFYWGIEKEFGELGLHNIFFSDDYHQEFHNIFKTKTIAPDPTIYVNITSKHTPSDAPDGMENWFVMVNVPSNSGQDWDQLIPEIKKSVLKKLKRMLGIDIAQYIKTESILEPRTIESKTSSYQGALYGSSSNNRYSAFLRHPNFHPKIKGLYFSGGSVHPGGGIPLCLLSAKIIDDLSPSV; encoded by the coding sequence ATGAAAGCAGTTATTGTTGGTGCTGGAATAGGTGGGTTAGCCACCTCAATTCGGTTAGCAAAAAAGGGGTATGAGGTAGAAGTCTTTGAGCAGAACAACTATCTTGGCGGAAAGCTATCAGTCTTTGAACAAGAGGGGTTTCGATTTGATGCTGGTCCTTCTTTGTTTACCTTACCAGAGTTAGTTGATGATTTGGTTGCGTTACAAAGCGAGGAAAGCACTATTAAGTTTCCCTACAAAAAACTAGATGAATCTTGCAGGTATTTTTGGGAAGACGGGAAGCGACTTACTGCCTATACAAGTCCTAAGAAATTTGCATTAGAAGTTGAGCAAGTCTTAGGGGTACCCGTAAAAGTAGTAACAGATTATATCAAAAATGCTGAGTTTAAATATGAAAAATCAGCCAAGATATTCTTAGAAAAATCTTTACATAAGCGCTCAACATTTCTCTCGAAAGAGATCCTGCCGGCATTACTAAGCATATATAAGTTTGGCTTGTTTGAGAGTATGAATCAAGTGAATGAATCCAAATTAAAGCATCCGAAATTGGTTCAGTTATTCAATAGATTTGCAACCTATAATGGCTCAAGTCCTTATCAGGCGCCTGGTATTTTGACTTCTATTGCTAATTTGGAATTAAATAGAGGTACTTTTTATCCTGAAAATGGAATGTATCAGATAACGCATACACTTGCTCAGGTGGCGGAAAGCTTAGGCGTAAAAATCCATTTTAATGCGGGTGTTGAGAAAATTCTTGTTGAAAATAAAGTAGCCAAAGGAATTGTAGTCAATGGAAAGATAAGTTCTGCAGACTTGGTGGTGAGTAATATGGACATTTACCCTACCTACAAAAAGCTGCTAAGTGATCAAAAACAACCTGAAAATATCCTGAATCAGGAAAGAAGTAGTTCTGCTTTAATTTTTTATTGGGGTATTGAAAAGGAATTTGGAGAGCTTGGTCTGCACAATATTTTCTTTAGTGATGATTATCATCAGGAATTCCACAATATTTTCAAGACGAAGACGATAGCTCCCGACCCTACTATTTATGTCAACATAACTTCCAAACATACTCCTTCTGATGCCCCAGACGGAATGGAGAATTGGTTTGTCATGGTGAACGTACCTTCCAACAGTGGACAAGATTGGGATCAATTGATCCCTGAGATCAAGAAGTCAGTCTTGAAAAAACTCAAAAGAATGCTAGGCATTGATATAGCTCAGTACATTAAAACGGAAAGTATTCTTGAGCCGCGAACAATAGAAAGTAAAACCTCTTCTTATCAAGGAGCCTTATATGGAAGCAGTTCTAATAATCGATATTCTGCCTTTTTGCGACATCCTAATTTTCATCCCAAAATAAAAGGACTATATTTTTCTGGTGGAAGTGTACATCCGGGTGGAGGAATTCCATTATGTTTGCTGTCAGCTAAGATAATTGATGATTTAAGTCCTTCAGTTTGA
- a CDS encoding S41 family peptidase, translating to MKQSLFAILLVISASLYSCERLFMEEDPEPENAKVFDHLWQTVDEKYSFFSDKNIDWDSAKDVFRPKAINARNSIELFNILADMLFILEDGHVNISAGIDVSRNWDWYLEYPTNFNFDVIERNYLVPSKDYQISGPIHNTIIDSVGYMYYESFSSNVSTSLMDYLVLKFLINEREGSFQINSLEGPVAGLIIDIRNNGGGSISNAFTIANRFANERIKIADWFYKNGPGHDDFTKAEEKFLEFDGDEDYKFNKPIVVLINRSSYSSANFFASMMSFLPNVTLMGDRTGGGGGLPINNELPNGWRYRFSSTKTIDANGNNIEFGVQPDIAIALDSTDFNNGTDRLIEEAIDYIKNQ from the coding sequence ATGAAACAAAGTCTCTTCGCCATATTGCTCGTAATCTCAGCTAGTCTTTATTCTTGTGAAAGGCTCTTTATGGAAGAAGATCCTGAACCAGAAAATGCAAAAGTATTTGACCACTTATGGCAAACCGTTGATGAAAAATACTCCTTTTTTTCCGATAAAAATATTGACTGGGATTCAGCAAAGGATGTATTTAGACCAAAAGCAATAAATGCCAGGAACAGTATTGAACTCTTTAATATTTTGGCTGATATGCTGTTTATTTTGGAAGATGGTCATGTAAATATTTCTGCAGGAATTGATGTTTCACGCAACTGGGATTGGTATTTAGAATATCCGACCAATTTCAATTTTGATGTTATTGAAAGAAACTACCTAGTGCCTAGTAAAGATTATCAGATTTCAGGACCAATTCACAATACTATTATTGATTCGGTAGGATATATGTACTATGAAAGTTTTTCCAGCAATGTTAGTACCTCACTGATGGATTATTTAGTACTCAAATTCCTAATCAACGAAAGAGAAGGCAGTTTCCAAATCAACAGTTTAGAGGGGCCTGTAGCAGGTCTAATCATTGATATCAGAAATAATGGTGGTGGTAGTATTAGTAATGCATTTACTATTGCTAATAGATTTGCAAATGAGCGCATTAAAATTGCAGATTGGTTTTATAAAAATGGGCCTGGACATGACGATTTCACCAAGGCGGAAGAAAAATTTTTAGAATTTGATGGAGATGAAGACTATAAATTCAATAAACCCATTGTGGTATTGATCAATAGAAGTAGTTATAGTTCTGCAAATTTTTTCGCTAGTATGATGAGCTTTTTACCCAATGTAACCTTGATGGGAGATCGAACTGGCGGAGGCGGAGGACTCCCCATCAATAATGAACTTCCGAATGGCTGGAGATACAGGTTTTCTTCAACTAAAACAATTGATGCAAATGGAAACAACATTGAATTTGGTGTTCAGCCAGACATTGCCATTGCGTTGGATTCCACTGATTTCAATAATGGTACAGATAGGTTAATTGAAGAAGCCATCGATTATATCAAAAATCAGTAA